Proteins co-encoded in one Balneolaceae bacterium genomic window:
- a CDS encoding Gfo/Idh/MocA family oxidoreductase, producing the protein MADKNVNIAIVGLGFGAEFIPIYQRHPHANMYAICQRSEDSLNEIGDEFGVDTRYTSYEEMLEDPEIDAVHINTPIQLHAKHSLMALRAGKHVSCTVPMATTIEDCEEIVNTVKETGLKYTMAETVVYSREFLFVKELYEKGELGEIQYLQASHPQDMEGWPEYWERMKPMHYATHVVSPVLGLMNKPAEYVSCFGSGKISDDLAKKSGCPFAVQSAHIKLKGSNVSAHIYRSLFDTARQYRESFDAYGSKKSYEWPLIEGEKPVIHTAKKPEPEIPERVEVPDYGHLLPDEIAPFTQAGVYDAEDSAHLSFIQGGGHGGSHPHLAHEFVSSIVEDREPYPNAVTAANWTCVGLLAHESSMNGGEIKKLPEFTLG; encoded by the coding sequence ATGGCTGATAAAAATGTAAATATTGCAATTGTAGGACTCGGTTTTGGAGCTGAATTCATTCCCATTTATCAACGGCATCCACATGCGAATATGTATGCAATTTGCCAGAGATCGGAGGATAGTTTGAATGAAATAGGGGATGAGTTTGGCGTTGATACACGGTACACTTCATATGAAGAGATGCTGGAGGATCCGGAAATTGATGCGGTTCATATCAACACACCTATTCAGTTACATGCCAAACATTCGCTGATGGCACTTCGGGCCGGAAAGCATGTTTCCTGTACGGTTCCCATGGCTACTACCATTGAAGATTGCGAAGAGATAGTGAATACAGTTAAAGAAACTGGTTTGAAATATACAATGGCCGAAACGGTTGTGTACAGCCGTGAATTTTTGTTCGTAAAAGAGTTGTATGAAAAAGGGGAGTTAGGTGAGATACAGTACTTACAAGCCAGTCACCCGCAAGACATGGAAGGATGGCCGGAATACTGGGAGCGAATGAAACCGATGCACTATGCAACGCACGTTGTTAGTCCGGTTCTTGGGTTAATGAATAAACCTGCCGAGTATGTCTCCTGTTTTGGCTCGGGAAAAATCAGTGATGATTTAGCTAAAAAATCCGGATGTCCTTTCGCCGTTCAATCCGCTCACATTAAACTAAAAGGGTCCAATGTATCCGCACATATCTATCGAAGTTTGTTTGATACGGCTCGTCAATACCGCGAGAGTTTTGATGCCTACGGTTCAAAGAAATCCTACGAATGGCCGCTGATTGAAGGGGAGAAACCTGTCATTCACACCGCCAAGAAACCTGAACCGGAAATACCTGAGCGGGTCGAAGTCCCAGATTACGGGCATCTCTTGCCGGATGAAATTGCTCCATTTACACAAGCCGGTGTATACGATGCGGAAGATTCGGCTCACTTATCATTTATCCAGGGAGGGGGGCATGGAGGGTCTCATCCGCATCTGGCACATGAGTTTGTTTCGTCTATTGTGGAAGATCGCGAGCCCTATCCAAATGCGGTAACTGCAGCCAACTGGACCTGTGTTGGCTTGCTCGCTCACGAATCGTCTATGAATGGTGGTGAGATTAAAAAGCTTCCGGAATTTACTTTGGGGTGA
- a CDS encoding sugar phosphate isomerase/epimerase family protein, whose protein sequence is MKFGVSLWLWTAPVTNEVIEEYAPKIADLGFDTVEIPLEDPAELDCEKARKAVEENGLTLTTCAAMGGGRDLIHPDKSVRDDGMKYMEDSLDAAEKLGSELFVGPLASEVGRLWESDDAQRKEETELLVTQLREVADYAASKDITICLEALNRFETSFLNLTSQVCEVIDQVDHPNCKVMIDLFHAGIEEKNLGDAIRTAGDNLYHFQVAENDRGTPGTGQFDWNGIAKALKEIGYDRHVIIETFTQDNELLAKAAAIWRPLAESPDQLAKDGLSFLKKLLT, encoded by the coding sequence ATGAAATTTGGCGTCAGTCTTTGGCTTTGGACAGCACCGGTTACCAACGAAGTAATAGAAGAGTATGCCCCAAAAATTGCTGATTTAGGGTTTGATACGGTTGAGATTCCTCTTGAGGATCCTGCCGAACTGGATTGTGAAAAAGCACGAAAAGCTGTTGAAGAGAATGGACTCACACTCACAACCTGTGCAGCGATGGGAGGGGGGCGAGACCTGATTCATCCGGATAAATCTGTTCGGGATGACGGAATGAAATATATGGAGGATTCTCTGGATGCAGCTGAGAAATTGGGATCAGAACTTTTTGTAGGACCGCTGGCCTCGGAAGTAGGCCGACTTTGGGAATCTGATGATGCCCAAAGAAAAGAGGAAACAGAATTACTGGTTACACAACTTCGGGAAGTTGCTGATTATGCAGCATCCAAAGATATTACGATCTGCCTGGAAGCTCTCAATCGTTTCGAGACAAGTTTTTTAAACCTCACCAGTCAGGTTTGTGAGGTGATTGATCAGGTAGATCATCCAAACTGCAAAGTGATGATCGACCTGTTTCATGCCGGAATCGAAGAGAAAAATTTAGGCGATGCAATCCGAACTGCCGGCGATAATCTCTACCATTTCCAGGTTGCCGAAAATGATCGTGGAACCCCCGGAACGGGTCAATTTGATTGGAATGGAATTGCGAAGGCTCTGAAAGAGATTGGATATGACCGGCATGTGATCATTGAAACATTCACACAGGATAATGAACTTTTGGCAAAGGCAGCTGCGATATGGAGGCCACTTGCAGAGAGTCCGGATCAACTTGCGAAGGATGGACTTTCTTTTTTGAAGAAGCTTTTGACATAG